The Halorussus limi genome includes a region encoding these proteins:
- a CDS encoding FAD-dependent oxidoreductase, which translates to MGAESRYIGFEISVRHQRRHPGRHGPNRRAQGRYFQSIREGAYKNVEGNENIDFVEGHGVFESPHEVRVDDHTLSAERVVINTGARPAKPTIDGLNNVEVHDSIDLLDLDVIPDSLAVIGGGYVGCEYAQIYNRFASNVTVFQRGDRLPPPGRGPGGKRGHRDCLRRRRDHRPDQCTRDGTSRGRRRHPRRRQWYQHNHCLR; encoded by the coding sequence ATGGGGGCGGAATCTCGTTATATTGGGTTCGAGATATCCGTCCGACATCAACGGCGCCATCCAGGACGACATGGACCCAATCGTCGAGCGCAAGGACGATATTTCCAGAGCATTCGCGAGGGAGCCTACAAGAACGTTGAGGGCAACGAAAATATCGACTTCGTCGAGGGCCACGGCGTCTTCGAATCCCCGCACGAGGTCCGCGTCGACGATCACACGCTCTCTGCCGAACGGGTCGTCATCAATACAGGTGCTCGCCCGGCGAAGCCGACAATCGACGGCCTCAACAACGTCGAAGTCCACGACAGTATTGATTTGCTCGACCTCGACGTAATTCCTGACTCGCTGGCCGTCATCGGGGGTGGGTACGTCGGCTGCGAGTACGCCCAGATATACAACCGATTCGCCTCAAACGTCACCGTCTTCCAGCGCGGCGACCGCCTGCCTCCTCCCGGACGAGGACCCGGAGGTAAGCGGGGTCATCGAGACTGCCTTCGAAGACGAAGGGATCACCGTCCAGACCAATGCACCCGTGACGGCACTAGCAGAGGTCGGCGACGGCATCCGCGTCGACGCCAATGGTACCAGCACAATCATTGTCTCAGATGA
- a CDS encoding DsrE family protein, whose protein sequence is MAKAAVIILAGTESHADLGRIVNGLETAKEFAETEGDDVELIFDGAGTQWVPKLEDEDHDYHDLYQSVRDDMAVCDYCAGAFGVGDAVDEAGAVRLDENEGHPSIRDLVDDDYEIITF, encoded by the coding sequence ATGGCGAAAGCAGCCGTCATCATTCTGGCCGGTACCGAATCGCACGCCGATCTGGGCCGCATCGTGAACGGCCTCGAAACTGCCAAAGAGTTCGCCGAGACGGAGGGCGACGATGTCGAACTCATCTTCGACGGCGCCGGAACACAGTGGGTTCCCAAACTCGAAGACGAGGACCACGACTACCACGACCTCTACCAGTCCGTTCGCGACGACATGGCGGTCTGCGACTACTGCGCCGGGGCATTCGGCGTCGGCGACGCTGTCGACGAAGCAGGGGCAGTTCGGCTTGACGAAAACGAAGGTCACCCCAGCATTCGGGACCTCGTTGACGACGACTACGAAATCATCACGTTCTGA
- a CDS encoding putative quinol monooxygenase — MLVVHAIFPIDPDSHDEALDRITSLAEQSRNENGVIDYRVATDVEDSNVFRFFEQYEDEAAFEAHAETDHFQEFEKALPDLLAGEPEVMKFDVADASSVEL; from the coding sequence ATGCTCGTTGTTCACGCGATATTTCCGATCGACCCTGATAGTCACGACGAAGCGCTCGACCGGATTACATCGCTCGCCGAACAGTCCCGTAACGAGAACGGCGTCATTGACTACCGAGTCGCGACGGATGTCGAAGATTCGAACGTATTCCGATTCTTCGAACAATACGAAGACGAAGCTGCGTTTGAGGCGCACGCGGAGACGGACCATTTCCAGGAGTTCGAGAAGGCACTTCCGGACCTCCTCGCCGGCGAACCGGAAGTGATGAAGTTCGACGTCGCAGACGCGTCTTCCGTCGAACTCTAA
- a CDS encoding dihydrolipoyl dehydrogenase produces the protein MKEFDFLVIGSGSGLDVANVAANQGQSVAVVEKGRLGGTCLNRGCIPSKMLLYHADIVETVERAEEFDISAEVTDVAFDDIVRKVNEEVHGDAASIRNGLESSSQHELFDGEAYFVDERTVEVEGGEDDGARLRADTVLIAAGSRPWTAPIEGIEGVNYLTSKQALQLEEPPDHLVIVGGGYIAAELGHFFGMFGSDVTIIGRRPHLLPSADEEVAEAFTDRYAERFDVYTGYEAVTATESEEGITVDARTYPQGEDSESSDESVSVTGDELLVATGRTPNSDTLNLKAAGVKTDADGFIETDEYLRTTADGVWALGDIVGEYLLKHNANHEAQTVARNIFGEDLEPIDYTAIPFAVFGSPEVAGVGAHEEALRAADREYATNTYRFEDTARGDAMHAEGFVKVLIDLEGEILGCHIIGPDASTLIQEVVVAMKAGSGTVQDIRESVHIHPALPEVVQRAFAGQFSRGGNSQHHHH, from the coding sequence ATGAAGGAGTTTGATTTTCTCGTCATCGGGTCCGGGTCCGGACTGGACGTGGCAAACGTGGCGGCGAATCAGGGACAATCAGTCGCGGTTGTCGAAAAGGGGCGACTCGGCGGGACATGTCTGAACCGGGGTTGCATCCCCTCGAAGATGCTGCTGTACCACGCCGACATCGTCGAGACGGTGGAGCGCGCCGAGGAGTTCGACATTTCGGCGGAGGTCACCGACGTCGCGTTCGACGATATCGTCCGAAAGGTCAACGAGGAGGTCCACGGCGACGCGGCGTCCATCCGTAACGGACTGGAGTCGTCGTCACAGCACGAACTGTTCGACGGCGAAGCCTACTTCGTGGACGAGCGGACGGTGGAGGTCGAAGGCGGTGAGGACGACGGCGCTCGGCTCCGAGCGGACACGGTCCTCATCGCCGCCGGGTCCCGACCGTGGACTGCACCCATCGAGGGCATCGAGGGAGTTAATTACCTCACTAGCAAGCAGGCGCTCCAGTTGGAGGAACCGCCGGACCACCTAGTCATCGTCGGTGGCGGGTATATCGCGGCGGAACTAGGCCACTTCTTCGGGATGTTCGGTAGCGACGTGACCATCATCGGCCGCCGACCGCACTTGCTCCCGTCCGCCGACGAGGAAGTTGCGGAGGCGTTCACCGACCGGTACGCCGAGCGGTTCGACGTGTACACCGGCTACGAAGCGGTTACCGCGACCGAATCAGAAGAGGGAATTACCGTAGACGCACGAACGTATCCGCAGGGCGAAGACAGCGAGAGTTCCGACGAGTCGGTGAGTGTCACGGGCGACGAACTGCTGGTCGCGACCGGCCGGACGCCGAATTCCGACACGCTGAATCTGAAGGCCGCAGGCGTGAAAACGGACGCTGACGGATTCATCGAGACCGACGAGTACCTCCGGACGACCGCCGACGGCGTCTGGGCGCTCGGTGACATCGTCGGCGAGTACCTCCTGAAACACAACGCCAACCACGAGGCCCAGACCGTCGCGCGGAACATCTTCGGCGAGGACCTCGAACCGATAGATTACACGGCGATTCCGTTCGCGGTGTTCGGGTCGCCCGAGGTCGCTGGCGTCGGTGCCCACGAGGAAGCGTTACGAGCGGCGGACCGCGAATACGCGACTAATACATACCGCTTCGAGGATACTGCGCGTGGCGATGCGATGCATGCTGAGGGGTTCGTGAAGGTGCTCATCGATTTAGAGGGTGAGATTCTGGGCTGTCACATCATCGGACCGGATGCGTCAACGCTCATTCAGGAGGTCGTCGTCGCAATGAAAGCCGGGTCTGGGACTGTCCAGGATATCCGTGAGTCAGTCCACATCCACCCTGCGTTGCCGGAAGTCGTCCAGCGGGCGTTTGCTGGACAGTTTTCTCGCGGCGGGAATAGTCAACACCACCATCACTAA
- a CDS encoding GNAT family N-acetyltransferase yields the protein MRSNLRGSRCFDRGVDTSEYSDEEMEVWESGPSPQRYSVSEQDSAFLVAEVESEIVGFAEVSLNDPELDKLYVHPANQRQGIARTLVEAIEQRVRDHGGGSLYVEVSLNAVPFYEQTGFQRTGTYEKTVAVDTESVEMTMVDMRNALR from the coding sequence TTGCGAAGCAATCTACGAGGTTCACGTTGCTTCGATCGCGGAGTCGATACCTCAGAGTACTCCGACGAGGAGATGGAGGTCTGGGAATCAGGCCCCTCGCCACAGAGGTATTCAGTTTCAGAACAGGATTCTGCGTTCTTAGTGGCTGAAGTCGAGTCGGAAATCGTCGGGTTTGCGGAAGTCTCGTTGAATGACCCAGAACTCGATAAACTCTACGTCCATCCCGCCAATCAACGACAGGGTATCGCACGAACGTTGGTCGAAGCAATTGAACAGCGAGTGCGAGACCACGGAGGCGGCTCGCTATACGTGGAGGTGTCTCTGAATGCCGTCCCGTTCTACGAACAGACTGGCTTTCAACGAACAGGTACTTACGAGAAAACGGTCGCCGTCGATACCGAGTCGGTCGAAATGACGATGGTCGATATGAGGAACGCTCTTCGATAA